One segment of Solanum lycopersicum chromosome 1, SLM_r2.1 DNA contains the following:
- the LOC101267846 gene encoding sphingoid long-chain bases kinase 1, producing the protein MQKSGNLVKNNSLKITTQQSLRRLGLCSQITSGQHSSPVVFPEKRSKGRSLTRGELSLSNNDSKKEKNEEHRIDIGDEQSDLLGYEVFSGKLVLDKGKTYKNSELEASKEVTSQDAVEAKLTSKAMVWGSSMLHLEDVISVSHCPGLRHFTIHSYPLRRGSGALSCFLKSRRSQKDFRFLASSSEEALQWVNAFADQHCYVNLLPHPLASSKKQASDLVTNEFPPESYVRCKNPPKMLVILNPRSGRGRSSKVFHRKVEPIFKLAGFKLEVVKTTSAGHARKLASTVDFSTCPDGIICVGGDGIVNEVLNGLLTRDNQKEAISVPIGIIPAGSDNSLVWTVLGVRDPVSAAIAIVKGGLTPTDVFAVEWVQSGRIHFGSTVTYFGFVSDVLELSEKYQKRFGPLRYFVAGFLKFMCLPKYNFEVEYLPALKEATGEGKASVIDMSELYTDIMRRSSKEGLPRASSLSSIDSIMTPSRMSGADLDTTCSSTEPSEYVRAIDAKSKRLSAGRSGNTTSEPEVIHPQVPHSVTPNWPRTRSKSKTDKGWAGLTAANDLTRSSWANTTTNDKEDISSTMSDPGPIWDAEPRWDTEPHWNIENPIELPGPAEDTEDVVRKDIVHKAAEEWVSTKGQFLGVLVCNHSCKTVQSLSSQVVAPKAEPDDNTLDLLLVHGSGRLKLIRFFLLLQMGRHLSLPYVEYVKVKAVKVKPGKHSNSSCGIDGELFPVNEQVISSLLPEQCRLIGRAPGNCK; encoded by the exons ATGCAGAAGAGTGGGAatcttgttaaaaataattctttgaaAATTACAACTCAGCAGTCTCTTCGACGTCTTGGTTTATGTTCCCAGATTACATCTGGGCAGCATTCATCTCCGGTTGTTTTCCCTGAAAAACGAAGCAAAGGAAGGAGTCTGACACGTGGAGAACTTAGTCTGAGTAATAATGATtctaagaaagagaaaaatgaggAGCATAGGATTGACATTGGGGATGAGCAGTCTGACCTGCTTGGATATGAAGTATTTTCTGGAAAGCTGGTTTTGGACAAGGGAAAGACATATAAAAATTCGGAGTTAGAAGCCTCAAAGGAGGTTACTAGCCAGGATGCTGTTGAAGCCAAACTTACGAGCAAGGCTATGGTTTGGGGTTCTAGTATGCTGCATCTAGAAGATGTTATTTCG GTATCACACTGTCCTGGACTCCGGCATTTCACCATCCATTCATATCCTCTGAGAAGAGGTTCCGGtgctctttcttgttttttaaaATCTCGAAGAAGTCAGAAGGACTTCCGCTTCTTAGCTTCTTCATCCGAGGAAGCACTTCAATGGGTAAATGCATTTGCAGATCAACACTGTTATGTGAATTTACTGCCTCATCCTCTGGCTTCATCAAAGAAGCAGGCTTCTGATTTGGTTACTAATGAATTTCCTCCTGAGTCATATGTACGATGTAAAAATCCTCCTAAAATGCTTGTCATTCTAAACCCAAGGTCTGGTCGAGGTCGTTCAAGTAAAGTATTCCATCGCAAGGTTGAACCTATATTCAAG CTTGCTGGGTTTAAGTTGGAAGTAGTCAAAACCACATCTGCAGGTCATGCTAGGAAACTTGCAAGCACAGTAGACTTCAGCACATGTCCTGATG GTATTATATGTGTTGGAGGTGATGGAATAGTGAATGAG GTTTTAAACGGGTTACTCACTAGGGATAACCAGAAAGAAGCAATTTCGGTTCCAATTGGAATCATTCCTGCTGGTTCTGATAATTCTTTGGTCTGGACCGTGCTTGGAGTTAGAGATCCAGTGTCAGCTGCAATAGCGATTGTCAAG GGAGGGCTTACACCTACCGATGTTTTTGCTGTTGAATGGGTTCAAAGTGGTAGAATTCACTTTGGATCGACTGTCACCTACTTTGGCTTTGTGAGCGATG TGCTGGAACTATCTGAGAAATACCAGAAGCGGTTTGGTCCATTGCGCTACTTTGTCGCTGGGTTCCTCAAATTCATGTGCTTACCAAAGTACAATTTTGAAGTGGAGTATCTTCCAGCACTGAAAGAAGCAACTGGAGAAGGAAAAGCTTCAGTCATTGATATGTCTGAACTGTATACAGACATTATGAGAAGGTCAAGCAAGGAAGGGCTTCCCAGAGCCTCAAGCTTATCAAGTATTGATTCAATAATGACCCCAAGCAGAATGTCTGGAGCAGACTTGGATACTACATGTAGTAGCACTGAGCCATCAGAATATGTGCGTGCAATTGATGCAAAATCTAAGCGCTTGTCTGCTGGACGAAGTGGCAACACAACTTCTGAACCGGAAGTTATCCACCCTCAGGTTCCACATTCAGTAACACCGAATTGGCCCAGGACTAGGTCCAAATCAAAAACAGATAAAGGGTGGGCTGGGTTGACTGCTGCAAATGACCTCACTAGATCTTCTTGGGCAAATACAACTACAAATGATAAAGAGGATATCTCATCAACAATGTCAGACCCGGGGCCAATTTGGGACGCAGAACCAAGATGGGATACAGAACCTCATTGGAATATAGAAAATCCTATTGAATTGCCTGGACCAGCAGAAGATACTGAAGATGTTGTTCGGAAAGATATTGTCCACAAGGCTGCTGAAGAATGGGTGTCTACCAAAGGTCAATTTCTTGGTGTCCTGGTATGCAATCATTCATGCAAGACAGTTCAAAGCTTAAGTTCACAGGTTGTGGCCCCAAAAGCAGAACCTGATGACAACACGTTAGATCTGTTGTTGGTCCATGGAAGTGGAAGACTGAAGCTTATAAGGTTCTTCTTGCTTCTGCAAATGGGCCGACACCTTTCCCTCCCGTACGTTGAGTATGTCAAG GTTAAGGCAGTAAAGGTTAAGCCTGGGAAGCACTCTAACAGTAGCTGTGGTATTGATGGTGAACTTTTCCCGGTAAATGAGCAAGTGATTTCGTCCTTGCTTCCAGAACAGTGCAGGCTTATTGGTCGCGCCCCAGGTAATTGCAAGTGA
- the LOC101266671 gene encoding trihelix transcription factor ASIL2, whose protein sequence is MDKEAANHHQNHEISNKDEFSPRIKPLQNYHVPTGNSDRLKRDEWSEGAVSCLLEAYEAKWILRNRAKLKGQDWEDVAKHVSARVYSTKSPKTQTQCKNKIESMKKRYRSESATAADASSWPLYPRLDLLLRGNNASAASSSLIPPPPLPPNTNCVIDAVEPPPQQPILLPPPPATLPPPPPLPPSPALPFGNGDQNSHGSNGLDRGIKEDILMDAKLSDNAAAPDQKNATATNSSSTPALYSDNKSKSKLRSKNKRKRAVEGWEIGESIRLLAEVVVRSEQARMETMRDIERMRAEAEAKRGEMDLKRTEIIANTQLEIAKLFASITKGSVDSSLRIGRSSS, encoded by the exons ATGGATAAAGAAGCTGCAAATCATCatcaaaatcatgaaatttcTAACAAAGATGAATTCTCACCGAGGATTAAGCCGCTGCAAAATTACCATGTTCCCACTGGAAACAGTGATCGACTGAAGAGGGATGAATGGAGTGAAGGAGCAGTTTCGTGTCTTCTCGAAGCTTATGAAGCTAAATGGATACTCCGTAACAGAGCGAAGCTCAAGGGACAGGATTGGGAGGATGTGGCCAAGCACGTGTCGGCGCGTGTTTATTCAACTAAATCCCCCAAAACTCAGACGCAGTGTAAGAACAAAATCGAATCTATGAAGAAGAGGTACCGATCGGAATCCGCAACCGCCGCCGATGCTTCTTCCTGGCCGCTCTATCCTCGCCTTGACCTATTGTTACGTGGAAATAATGCATCCGCGGCTTCCTCTTCGCTAATTCCGCCGCCGCCGCTTCCGCCTAATACTAATTGTGTGATTGATGCCGTCGAACCACCACCACAGCAGCCAATATTACTACCTCCACCTCCGGCTactcttcctcctcctcctccgcTCCCGCCGTCGCCGGCTTTGCCTTTTGGGAATGGTGATCAGAATTCGCATGGGTCTAATGGTCTTGACAGAGGAATAAAG GAAGACATATTAATGGACGCCAAATTATCGGACAACGCAGCAGCACCAGATCAGAAAAACGCAACAGCTACAAATAGCAGCAGCACGCCAGCACTGTACAGCGACAACAAGAGCAAGTCGAAATTGAGATCAAAGAATAAGCGAAAGAGGGCCGTGGAAGGGTGGGAGATCGGAGAGAGCATACGTTTGCTAGCTGAAGTAGTGGTAAGGTCAGAGCAAGCACGAATGGAGACGATGAGAGACATCGAGAGAATGAGAGCAGAAGCTGAGGCCAAAAGAGGAGAAATGGATCTCAAGAGAACGGAGATCATTGCCAACACTCAGCTTGAGATTGCTAAGCTCTTTGCTAGTATTACCAAAGGATCAGTTGACTCTTCATTGAGAATTGGAAGAAGTTCATCATGA
- the LOC101267560 gene encoding E3 ubiquitin-protein ligase KEG — protein MRVPCCSVCQNRYDEEERCPLLLQCGHGFCRECLSRMFSASPDSSLSCPRCRHVSLVGNSVTALKKNYAILALIRDSRYSSDDEDEEEENERGFNENAEDEENDSRRRHGARAASSSGCGGGRIEVGSHQEVKLIRRIGGESMRHGVEMWAATVSGRSSGSRGRCRHKVAVKKVGVGEEMDVVWVQEKLERLRRESMWCRNVCAFHGVTKLERSLCLIMDRCKGSVQTEMQRNEGRLTLEQILRYGADIARGVAELHAAGIVCMNIKPSNLLLDANGHAVVSDYGLPAILKKPACRKARLECESTITHSCMDCTMLSPNYTAPEAWEPVKKSLNLFWDGAIGISPESDAWSFGCTLVEMCTGSIPWAGLSSEEIYRSVIKARRQPPQYASVVGVGIPPDLWKMIGECLQFKVSKRPTFSSMLATFLRHLQEIPRSPPASPDNNLQYLGTNGVVPPAAYHSEVSLDDPSLLHRLVSEGNVNGVRDLLAKTVSGKSITSLRSVLEAQNADGQTALHLACRRGSVELVEVILECSQANVDVLDKDGDPPLVFALAAGSPECVRALIRRHANVRSRLREGLGPSVAHVCAYHGQPDCMRELLLAGADPNAVDDEGESVLHRAVAKKYTDCAKIILENGGCKSMSILNSKNLTPLHTCIATWNVAVVKRWVELASIEDIADAIDIPSPVGTALCMAAALKKDREAEGRELVRLILAAGADPAAQDTQHFRTALHTAAMINDVELVKIILDAGVDVNIKNVNNTIPLHVALNRGAKSCVGLLLSAGANCNIQDDEGDNAFHVAAFSANMIRENLDWIVLMLRYPDAAVEVRNHSGKTLCDYLEALPREWISEDLIEALREKGVRLSPTVYEVGDWVKFKRSIVTPTYGWQGARHKSVGFVQNVLDRDNLIVSFCSGEGREAQVCREAQVLVDEVVKVIPLDRGQHVKLKADVKEPRFGWRDHAHDSIGTVLCVDDDGVLRVGFPGASRGWKADPAEMERVEEFKVGDWVRIRPTLTTAKHGFGSATPGSIGVVYCIRPDNSLMVELSYLPHPWHCEPEEVEPVEPFRIADRVCVKRTVAEPRYAWGGETHHSVGKIIDIEADGLLIIEIPNRPIPWQADPSDMEKVEDFKVGDWVRVKASVPSPKYGWEDITRNSVGIIHSLEEDGDVGIAFCFRSKPFSCSVTDVEKVPPFEVGQEIHVLPSVSQPRLGWSNETPATVGKIARIDMDGALNVRVAGRDSLWKVSAGDAERLSGFDVGDWVRSKPSLGTRPSYDWYSIGKESLAVVHSVQDTGYLELACCFRKGRLMTHYTDIEKVSGFRIGQHVRFRSGLVEPRWGWRGTNPDSRGVITGVNADGEVRVAFFGLQCLWKGDPADFEIEPTFEVAEWVKLREIASGWKSVGPGSIGVVQGMSYEGDKWDGNVFVAFCGEQDQWTGYCSHLEKVNKLLVGQRVRVRNSVKQPRFGWSGHSHASVGTISAIDADGKLRIYTPAGSKSWMLDPSEVDLVEEKEIQVGDWVRVRENVSNPTHQWGDVSHSSIGVVHRIEDGDLWVAFCFLDRLWLCKALEMERIRAFKMGDKVRIRDGLVAPRWGWGMETHASRGEVVGVDANGKLRIKFQWREGRPWIGDPADIVLHEHDDQ, from the exons ATGAGAGTACCTTGTTGTTCAGTTTGTCAGAATAGGTATGACGAGGAGGAGCGTTGCCCTTTACTACTCCAATGCGGTCATGGGTTTTGCAGGGAGTGTCTTTCTAGAATGTTCTCTGCTTCCCCGGATAGTAGCTTATCGTGTCCCAGGTGCCGCCATGTATCCCTTGTCGGAAACTCTGTTACTGCCCTTAAGAAGAACTACGCGATCCTAGCTTTAATCCGGGACTCCAGGTATTCGAGCGATGATGAGgatgaagaagaggaaaatGAGAGGGGTTTTAATGAGAATGCTGAAGATGAGGAGAATGATTCAAGGCGGAGGCATGGTGCACGAGCAGCTTCAAGCTCCGGCTGTGGGGGTGGGAGGATAGAGGTGGGTTCGCATCAGGAAGTTAAGTTGATTAGGAGGATAGGGGGTGAGTCTATGAGGCATGGAGTGGAGATGTGGGCAGCAACTGTTTCTGGTAGAAGCAGCGGTAGCCGTGGGAGGTGTCGGCATAAAGTGGCAGTGAAGAAGGTGGGAGTTGGAGAGGAAATGGATGTGGTGTGGGTGCAAGAGAAGTTGGAGAGGTTGAGGAGGGAGTCTATGTGGTGTAGAAAtgtgtgtgctttccatggTGTGACCAAATTGGAAAGAAGCTTGTGCTTGATTATGGATAGGTGTAAAGGATCAGTACAGACGGAGATGCAGCGGAATGAAGGGCGACTAACACTTGAGCAAATTCTGAG ATATGGAGCAGACATTGCCCGTGGGGTGGCTGAACTTCATGCAGCTGGTATtgtttgcatgaatattaaGCCGTCCAATCTTCTTTTAGATGCAAATGGTCATGCTGTGGTATCTGATTATGGGCTTCCTGCAATTTTAAAGAAGCCTGCCTGTAGGAAAGCTCGATTGGAGTGTGAGTCCACAATAACTCATTCTTGCATGGATTGTACAATGCTTAGCCCAAACTACACTGCTCCAGAAGCGTGGGAGCCTGTAAAGAAATCACTTAATCTTTTCTGGGACGGTGCCATTGGTATATCTCCAGAGTCAGATGCCTGGAGCTTTGGTTGCACATTGGTGGAAATGTGCACTGGTTCTATTCC CTGGGCTGGCTTAAGTTCAGAGGAAATTTATCGTTCTGTTATAAAGGCAAGGAGACAACCTCCTCAATATGCAAGTGTAGTGGGGGTTGGAATACCGCCAGACTTGTGGAAGATGATTGGTGAGTGTCTGCAGTTCAAGGTTTCCAAGAGACCAACCTTTAGTTCAATGTTAGCCACGTTTCTTCGCCACTTGCAAGAGATCCCTCGAAGCCCTCCTGCCAGCCCTGATAA TAACTTGCAGTACTTGGGAACGAATGGTGTAGTACCTCCTGCGGCATATCATTCAGAGGTTTCTCTTGATGATCCGAGTCTTCTGCACAGACTTGTCTCTGAAGGCAATGTGAATGGCGTTCG AGACTTGCTAGCGAAGACTGTTTCAGGAAAAAGTATTACCTCTTTACGCTCCGTGCTGGAGGCACAAAATGCTGATGGGCAAACTGCTCTCCACCTTGCTTGTAGACGTGGAAGTGTGGAACTTGTTGAGGTCATTTTGGAATGCTCGCAGGCAAATGTGGATGTCCTAGACAAAGATGGTGATCCACCCCTTGTGTTTGCTCTTGCGGCTGGATCGCCTGAATGTGTTCGTGCTCTTATCAGGAGGCATGCCAATGTCAGGTCTAGACTTAGAGAGGGCCTTGGTCCATCCGTTGCTCATGTTTGTGCATACCATGGCCAACCAGATTGCATGCGT GAATTATTATTGGCTGGGGCTGATCCAAATGCTGTCGATGATGAAGGCGAATCGGTGCTTCATCGAGCAGTTGCTAAGAAATATACGGACTGTGCTAAGATCATACTTGAAAATGGAGGCTGTAAATCAATGAGTATCTTGAACTCCAAAAATTTGAC GCCACTACACACGTGCATTGCGACATGGAATGTTGCTGTTGTCAAGAGGTGGGTGGAACTTGCATCTATTGAAGATATCGCTGATGCTATTGACATACCAAGTCCTGTTGGTACTGCACTGTGCATGGCAGCAGCCTTAAAGAAAGATCGTGAAGCGG AGGGGAGAGAACTGGTACGATTAATTTTAGCTGCTGGAGCAGATCCAGCTGCACAAGACACACAACATTTTCGAACTGCTTTGCATACTGCTGCTATGATAAATGATGTTGAGTTGGTCAAG ATCATCCTCGATGCAGGAGTTGATGTAAACATCAAGAATGTGAATAATACAATACCTCTTCACGTGGCATTGAATAGAGGTGCAAAATCTTGTGTCGGATTGCTTTTGTCTGCTGGGGCAAATTGTAATATTCAG GATGATGAAGGTGATAATGCTTTCCATGTGGCAGCATTCTCTGCTAATATGATACGGGAAAATCTTGATTGGATTGTACTTATGCTCAGGTATCCTGATGCTGCTGTTGAAGTTAGGAATCACAG TGGAAAGACTTTATGCGACTATTTGGAGGCTCTTCCTCGTGAATGGATTTCAGAAGATTTGATAGAGGCACTTAGGGAGAAGGGGGTCCGTCTATCTCCCACAGT ATATGAAGTGGGGGACTGGGTGAAATTCAAGAGAAGCATTGTGACACCAACTTATGGGTGGCAAGGTGCTAGACATAAGAGTGTTGGTTTCGTTCAAAATGTCCTTGACAGAGACAATCTCATCGTGTCCTTTTGCTCTGGGGAGGGCCGGGAGGCTCAAGTATGCCGTGAGGCTCAAGTATTAGTAGATGAAGTTGTAAAAGTGATTCCACTGGACAGGGGGCAACATGTGAAGCTCAAGGCAGATGTGAAAGAACCAAG ATTTGGTTGGCGTGACCATGCCCATGACAGCATAGGAACTGTTTTATGTGTAGATGATGATGGGGTTCTTCGTGTTGGGTTTCCTGGAGCATCTAGAGGGTGGAAAGCTGATCCTGCAGAAATGGAACGTGTGGAGGAATTCAAGGTTGGAGATTGGGTCCGCATTCGTCCTACACTTACAACAGCTAAACATGGATTTGGATCTGCAACACCAGGAAGCATTGGTGTAGTGTACTGTATTAGACCAGACAACAGTCTGATGGTGGAACTTAGCTACCTTCCTCATCCATGGCATTGTGAGCCAGAAGAGGTTGAACCTGTTGAGCCATTCAGA ATTGCTGATAGGGTCTGTGTGAAGCGCACTGTTGCTGAGCCAAGATATGCTTGGGGCGGTGAAACACATCATAGTGTaggaaaaataattgatatagaGGCTGACGGTCTGTTGATCATAGAAATTCCCAATCGGCCGATCCCGTGGCAGGCAGATCCTTCGGACATGGAGAAGGTGGAAGATTTCAAG GTAGGTGACTGGGTAAGAGTAAAAGCTTCAGTTCCCTCACCCAAATATGGTTGGGAGGACATCACAAGGAATAGTGTAGGAATAATCCACAGTTTGGAAGAAGATGGTGATGTTGGCATTGCATTTTGCTTCCGTAGCAAGCCTTTCTCTTGTTCAGTGACAGATGTGGAGAAGGTGCCGCCTTTCGAAGTTGGACAGGAAATTCATGTTCTGCCATCTGTTTCTCAGCCTAGACTTGGATGGTCCAATGAGACACCAGCAACGGTTGGGAAGATTGCCAGAATCGACATGGATGGTGCTTTAAAT GTTAGGGTTGCTGGGAGAGACAGTTTATGGAAGGTTTCTGCTGGAGATGCAGAAAGACTTTCAGGATTTGATGTAGGTGATTGGGTACGTTCAAAACCAAGCCTGGGAACTAGACCCAGTTATGATTGGTACAGCATAGGCAAAGAAAGTTTAGCAGTTGTACATAGTGTTCAAGACACTGGTTATTTAGAGCTTGCATGCTGTTTCCGCAAAGGTCGCCTAATGACTCATTACACTGACATTGAAAAGGTTTCTGGATTTCGAATTGGGCAGCATGTTAGGTTTAGGTCTGGTCTGGTAGAACCAAGATGGGGCTGGAGAGGCACTAATCCAGATTCTCGAGGTGTGATAACTGGCGTTAATGCTGATGGAGAAGTTAGGGTTGCATTTTTTGGTTTGCAATGTCTCTGGAAAGGAGATCCTGCAGATTTCGAGATAGAGCCAACATTTGAAGTCGCAGAGTGGGTCAAGTTGAGAGAGATTGCAAGTGGTTGGAAATCTGTAGGGCCAGGTAGCATTGGAGTTGTGCAAGGAATGAGTTATGAAGGCGATAAGTGGGATGGAAATGTTTTTGTTGCTTTTTGTGGAGAGCAGGACCAGTGGACGGGATACTGCAGCCATCTTGAGAAAGTAAACAAACTCTTAGTTGGTCAGCGTGTTAGAGTTAGGAACTCTGTGAAGCAGCCAAGATTTGGTTGGTCAGGTCATAGTCATGCAAGTGTCGGAACTATATCAGCAATTGATGCAGATGGCAAACTAAGAATCTACACACCAGCGGGGTCAAAATCTTGGATGCTTGATCCTTCAGAAGTTGACCTTGTGGAAGAAAAAGAAATCCAAGTTGGTGACTGGGTCAGGGTTAGGGAGAACGTATCTAACCCAACACACCAGTGGGGGGATGTCTCACATTCAAGTATTGGGGTAGTGCACCGCATAGAAGATGGAGATCTTTGGGTTGCATTCTGCTTTTTGGATAGGCTATGGCTCTGCAAGGCCTTGGAAATGGAAAGAATTAGAGCATTCAAAATGGGGGATAAAGTGAGGATCAGAGATGGGCTGGTGGCACCTCGATGGGGATGGGGGATGGAGACTCATGCGAGTAGAGGTGAAGTGGTTGGAGTGGATGCTAATGGGAAGCTACGAATTAAGTTTCAATGGAGAGAAGGGCGTCCGTGGATTGGAGACCCTGCTGATATTGTCCTTCATGAGCACGATGATCAATGA
- the CITRX gene encoding thioredoxin-like protein CITRX, chloroplastic has protein sequence MQAASLAFHPPALRTSPSYLSSKLPHHLNYSLFKHAPSTSTLSLTQVLSRNTICKPPAVGKYVREDYLVKKLSAKEIQELIKGERNVPLIIDFYATWCGPCILMAQELEMLAVEYENNALIVKVDTDDEYEFARDMQVRGLPTLYFISPDSSKDAIRTEGLIPIQMMRDIIDNDL, from the exons ATGCAAGCTGCCAGTCTCGCCTTTCACCCTCCGGCACTCCGTACTTCACCTTCTTACCTCTCCTCCAAACTTCCCCACCACCTCAATTATTCACTCTTCAAACACGCTCCTTCAACTTCCACACTATCTTTAACCCAAGTACTCTCCAGAAATACCATTTGCAAACCCCCAGCTGTTGGAAAATATGTCAGGGAGGATTATCTTGTG AAGAAATTATCTGCCAAGGAGATTCAAGAACTGATAAAGGGAGAAAGGAATGTGCCACTGATTATTGATTTCTATGCCACATGGTGTGGTCCTTGTATTTTGATGGCGCAAGAACTTGAAATG CTTGCTGTGGAGTATGAAAACAATGCACTTATTGTGAAAGTGGACACAGATGATGAATACGAATTTGCACGAGATATGCAG GTTCGAGGACTACCTACGTTGTATTTCATAAGTCCAGATTCAAGTAAGGATGCTATCAGAACTGAAGGGCTCATCCCGATACAAATGATGCGGGACATCATTGATAATGATTTATGA